One window from the genome of Natranaerovirga hydrolytica encodes:
- a CDS encoding GNAT family N-acetyltransferase, with protein sequence MEYTTKRLLLKVLDSSYHPLVVRYYLKNREFLEPWEPIKPAFFYDPIYQKNLLTWEYKDIVAKKLLRLWIFKKDKPNKIIGTLSFNNIVQGFLLSCELGYKLDCNELNNGYMTEAIQKGISIIFDEYKLHRIEANIMPNNIPSLNVIKKLGFEEEGISRKYIQINGKWEDHKRFSLINE encoded by the coding sequence ATGGAATATACAACCAAACGATTATTATTAAAAGTATTAGATTCTTCATATCATCCTTTAGTAGTAAGGTATTATCTGAAAAACAGAGAATTCTTAGAACCTTGGGAGCCGATTAAACCGGCTTTCTTTTACGACCCTATTTATCAAAAGAACTTGCTAACTTGGGAATACAAAGATATTGTTGCTAAAAAATTGTTGCGTTTATGGATTTTTAAAAAAGATAAACCCAATAAAATTATAGGTACCCTATCTTTTAATAACATCGTACAAGGCTTTTTACTTTCTTGTGAATTAGGTTATAAATTAGATTGTAATGAATTAAATAATGGGTATATGACAGAAGCTATTCAAAAGGGCATTTCAATTATTTTTGATGAATACAAATTACATCGAATCGAAGCTAATATTATGCCTAATAATATCCCTTCTTTAAATGTTATTAAAAAGTTAGGATTTGAGGAAGAAGGCATTTCTAGAAAATACATTCAAATCAATGGTAAGTGGGAAGATCACAAGCGATTTTCTTTGATTAATGAATAA
- a CDS encoding anaerobic ribonucleoside-triphosphate reductase activating protein, producing MKIQGLVKTTLVDFPGHLACSIFLGGCNFLCPFCHNKSLVLSDCMTENLDENYIFDFLEKRMGILEGVCITGGEPTVHKDLYNFINKIKQLGYQVKLDTNGTHPNLMTSLISDNLIDYVAMDIKNSPQKYVQTVGLNQYDLENIYQSVNVLLKNNVPYEFRTTIVKEFHTKDDIVSIGEWVQGCNDYYLQSFHPSENQIVDGFSSYSKETLESYKDILKKYVYNVHLRGI from the coding sequence ATGAAAATTCAAGGTCTTGTCAAAACCACTTTAGTTGATTTTCCTGGACATTTAGCTTGCAGCATTTTTCTAGGTGGTTGTAACTTTTTGTGTCCTTTTTGTCATAACAAATCTTTGGTTTTGTCCGACTGTATGACTGAAAATCTTGATGAAAACTATATTTTTGACTTTTTAGAAAAACGCATGGGCATACTAGAAGGGGTATGTATTACAGGTGGCGAACCTACTGTTCATAAAGATTTGTACAATTTTATTAATAAAATAAAACAATTAGGTTATCAAGTTAAATTAGATACCAACGGTACACATCCGAACTTAATGACTTCCCTTATATCAGATAACCTTATAGATTATGTGGCTATGGATATTAAAAACAGTCCCCAAAAATACGTACAGACTGTTGGATTAAATCAATATGATTTAGAGAATATATACCAATCGGTTAATGTGTTATTAAAAAACAATGTGCCTTATGAATTTAGAACAACAATTGTAAAAGAGTTTCATACAAAAGATGATATTGTGTCTATTGGAGAGTGGGTACAAGGTTGCAACGATTATTATTTGCAAAGCTTCCATCCATCAGAAAATCAAATCGTAGATGGATTTTCAAGCTACTCAAAAGAAACTTTAGAATCTTATAAAGATATTTTAAAAAAATATGTTTATAATGTTCATTTACGTGGCATATAA
- the tadA gene encoding tRNA adenosine(34) deaminase TadA: protein MEKDYLYMKEAIIQAKKAYAINEVPIGCVIVYEDKIIGRGYNRRNTDKSTLAHAEILAIKEASNYLEDWRLDGCKMYVTLEPCPMCAGAIVQGRLSKIIIGAKNLKSGSAGSIVNILQVDQFNHQVEIISGIMEQECAALLKQFFSELRNKEKR, encoded by the coding sequence ATGGAGAAAGATTATTTGTATATGAAAGAAGCAATAATACAAGCAAAAAAAGCATATGCTATAAATGAAGTGCCAATAGGCTGTGTCATTGTATATGAAGATAAGATTATTGGAAGAGGTTATAATAGAAGGAATACAGACAAAAGTACATTAGCACATGCAGAAATATTAGCCATAAAAGAAGCTTCTAATTATTTAGAGGATTGGAGACTAGATGGTTGTAAGATGTACGTCACATTAGAGCCTTGTCCAATGTGCGCAGGAGCCATAGTTCAAGGACGGTTGTCAAAAATTATAATAGGTGCTAAAAATCTAAAGTCAGGCAGTGCCGGTTCAATTGTTAATATACTACAAGTAGATCAATTCAATCACCAAGTAGAGATTATAAGTGGTATTATGGAGCAGGAATGCGCCGCATTACTAAAACAATTTTTTTCAGAGCTTAGAAACAAAGAAAAAAGATAA
- a CDS encoding MBOAT family O-acyltransferase codes for MLLLAASYFFYMSWRPAYIILIVFSTVVDYTVAKRMHQTDSKKNKLFYLLTSLIVNLGLLFVFKYYNFFNYSLSFALRQVDIVYNPQFIDIILPVGISFYTFQTLSYTIDVYKGKKEPENHFGVFALFVSFFPQLVAGPIERSGSLIKQLKAKIDFDYENVTIGIKRIVWGLFKKVVIADRLAVAVDYVYNDPSQFTGMSLLVATVFFALQIYCDFSAYSDIAIGSAKVLGIDLMENFRTPYFSKSIQEFWRRWHISLSTWFKDYVFIPLGGSRVKRSSRLFFNILVVFLLSGLWHGAQWTFVIWGALHGLFMVIEALIKPLRDKITHVLEHTLWIHVYHFYRMTLTFFLVVFSWIFFRANNLSDALNIINRIIYNFNFSTAELLNMTRGLGLQKEEFYIALFGIMILFIIDFMDRKKSVIQLLSNKQSNLRWIVYYVITTATIWLAYTGSTQFVYFQF; via the coding sequence ATGCTTTTATTAGCGGCCAGCTATTTTTTCTATATGTCCTGGAGACCAGCATATATTATACTGATCGTTTTTTCAACGGTTGTTGATTATACAGTAGCTAAAAGAATGCATCAGACAGATTCTAAAAAGAATAAATTATTTTATTTGCTAACCAGTTTAATTGTAAACTTAGGATTATTATTTGTATTTAAGTATTATAATTTCTTTAATTATTCTTTAAGCTTTGCGCTAAGACAAGTAGATATTGTTTACAACCCACAATTTATAGATATAATATTACCAGTAGGAATATCTTTTTACACATTTCAAACATTATCCTATACCATAGATGTGTATAAAGGAAAAAAAGAACCAGAAAATCATTTTGGTGTCTTCGCGTTATTCGTATCCTTCTTTCCTCAATTGGTGGCAGGACCAATAGAAAGATCAGGCAGCTTAATTAAACAATTAAAAGCTAAGATTGATTTTGACTATGAGAATGTTACAATTGGTATCAAAAGAATTGTATGGGGATTATTCAAAAAAGTAGTTATAGCCGATAGATTAGCTGTAGCAGTAGATTATGTATATAATGACCCAAGTCAATTTACTGGAATGTCTTTATTGGTAGCAACGGTATTTTTTGCCTTACAAATATACTGCGATTTCTCTGCCTACTCAGATATAGCCATAGGCTCAGCCAAAGTCCTTGGAATTGATCTAATGGAGAACTTTAGAACTCCGTATTTTTCAAAAAGCATACAGGAGTTTTGGAGAAGATGGCATATATCATTATCTACATGGTTTAAAGACTATGTATTTATACCTCTTGGAGGCAGTAGAGTCAAAAGAAGCAGCCGACTTTTTTTCAATATTTTAGTGGTTTTTTTACTGAGTGGGCTTTGGCATGGTGCTCAGTGGACTTTTGTCATTTGGGGTGCACTCCACGGTTTATTTATGGTTATTGAAGCCTTAATCAAACCGTTGAGAGATAAAATAACCCATGTACTAGAACATACCCTATGGATACACGTTTATCATTTTTATAGAATGACCCTAACATTTTTCCTTGTGGTATTTTCTTGGATTTTCTTTAGAGCCAATAATTTATCAGACGCACTCAATATTATTAATAGAATCATTTACAATTTTAATTTCTCTACTGCGGAGCTATTGAATATGACACGAGGATTAGGTCTTCAAAAAGAGGAATTTTATATCGCTCTCTTCGGTATAATGATTTTATTTATTATTGATTTTATGGATAGAAAAAAATCAGTGATACAGTTGCTTTCAAATAAACAGTCTAATTTACGTTGGATAGTGTATTATGTTATAACCACAGCCACAATATGGTTAGCTTATACAGGATCTACCCAATTTGTATATTTTCAATTTTAA
- the dnaX gene encoding DNA polymerase III subunit gamma/tau — MSYVALYRKFRPREFKDVVGQEHIVKTLTNQLKFDRVGHAYLFNGTRGTGKTSTAKIFGKAVNCLNPMEGNPCNECEVCQGINEQKYMNIIEIDAASNNGVDNIRDIRDEVVYTPTNGKYKVYIIDEVHMLSIGAFNALLKTLEEPPEHVIFILATTEPQKIPITILSRCQRYDFKRISVETIANRLTRLMEEENIEVEERALRYISKVADGSMRDALSILDQCISFFIGEIITMDMVLDILGAVDTTVFNDLLEAIIKKEVNACLKIIEKIIIQGRDLPQFINDFIWFLRSLLITKTVKDPRDILDMADESILLLKEQGKNIEEETVLRYIRILSDLSNQIKYSSQKRVLTEVALINMCQPEMEEDYTALIQRIKTIEKQLKNGIITKEIPKQTIINKEEPKQEKKEIKKPQALTEDIKQLIDKWAMIVGKLPMHMKPYIKRTKATIDNEQLIIICEDELVKSYLEVEERKETLKEIIESTLNKTIQLNFKELKENEAYSENDDIYAKIEKKVNFEISYED, encoded by the coding sequence ATGTCATATGTAGCATTGTATAGAAAGTTTAGACCAAGAGAATTTAAAGATGTTGTAGGACAAGAACATATTGTAAAGACGTTAACCAATCAACTAAAGTTTGATAGAGTCGGTCATGCCTATTTGTTTAATGGGACAAGAGGTACAGGGAAAACAAGTACAGCAAAGATATTTGGAAAAGCAGTTAACTGTTTAAATCCAATGGAAGGCAACCCTTGTAATGAATGCGAAGTTTGCCAAGGTATTAATGAACAAAAATATATGAATATAATAGAGATCGATGCAGCATCTAATAATGGGGTAGATAATATACGTGACATCCGAGATGAAGTGGTGTATACGCCAACCAATGGTAAATATAAGGTTTATATTATTGATGAAGTGCATATGCTTTCTATAGGAGCCTTTAATGCGTTATTAAAAACCTTAGAAGAACCGCCAGAGCATGTCATCTTTATATTGGCAACAACAGAGCCACAAAAAATACCCATAACCATATTATCAAGATGTCAAAGATATGATTTTAAAAGGATATCAGTAGAAACTATAGCCAATCGATTAACAAGATTGATGGAAGAAGAAAACATAGAAGTAGAAGAAAGAGCCCTTAGATATATATCAAAAGTTGCAGATGGTTCTATGCGTGATGCATTAAGTATCTTAGACCAATGCATATCTTTTTTTATAGGAGAAATAATCACAATGGACATGGTTTTAGATATATTAGGGGCGGTAGATACCACTGTATTTAATGATTTGTTAGAAGCCATTATAAAAAAAGAGGTCAATGCTTGTCTAAAGATAATAGAAAAGATTATCATACAAGGAAGAGATTTGCCCCAATTTATAAATGATTTTATATGGTTTTTAAGAAGTTTATTGATTACAAAAACCGTTAAAGACCCAAGAGACATTCTTGACATGGCAGATGAATCTATTTTATTATTAAAAGAACAAGGAAAAAACATTGAAGAAGAGACTGTACTAAGATATATAAGAATACTCTCTGACCTATCCAATCAGATAAAATACTCTTCTCAAAAAAGAGTCTTAACCGAAGTGGCCTTAATTAATATGTGTCAACCAGAAATGGAAGAAGATTATACGGCTTTAATCCAACGCATAAAAACAATTGAAAAACAGCTGAAAAATGGTATAATAACTAAAGAAATACCAAAACAAACCATTATCAATAAAGAAGAACCAAAACAAGAAAAAAAAGAAATAAAAAAACCACAAGCTTTAACAGAAGATATCAAGCAACTAATAGACAAGTGGGCCATGATTGTTGGCAAATTACCAATGCATATGAAGCCCTATATAAAGCGAACAAAAGCCACCATAGACAATGAACAATTAATCATCATATGTGAAGACGAATTGGTTAAAAGTTATTTAGAAGTAGAAGAGAGAAAAGAAACATTAAAAGAAATTATAGAAAGTACTTTGAACAAAACCATTCAACTCAATTTCAAAGAACTAAAAGAAAATGAGGCTTATAGTGAGAATGATGACATATATGCTAAAATCGAAAAAAAAGTAAACTTTGAAATAAGTTATGAAGATTAA
- a CDS encoding YbaB/EbfC family nucleoid-associated protein, with product MARRGGGFPGGMPGNMNNLMKQAQKMQKQVETTQSELENKIVEATAGGGAVTAKVSGKKEVVSIDLKEEIVDPDDIEMLQDLVLAAVNEALRKADEMVNQEMSKITGGMDLPF from the coding sequence ATGGCAAGACGTGGCGGAGGATTTCCAGGAGGTATGCCTGGGAATATGAATAACCTAATGAAACAAGCCCAAAAAATGCAAAAACAAGTAGAAACAACACAAAGTGAATTAGAAAATAAAATAGTGGAAGCAACAGCTGGTGGTGGTGCAGTAACCGCAAAGGTATCAGGAAAAAAAGAAGTGGTTTCTATTGATTTAAAAGAAGAAATTGTAGATCCAGATGATATAGAAATGTTACAAGACTTGGTTTTAGCAGCGGTTAATGAAGCTTTAAGAAAAGCAGATGAAATGGTGAATCAAGAAATGTCTAAGATAACAGGTGGTATGGACTTACCATTTTAA
- the recR gene encoding recombination mediator RecR: protein MDYFGGTITRLIEELSKLPGIGVKTAQRLAFHIINMPMEQAEDLSKAIIEGRRKVNYCSVCHTLTDEKVCSICGNANRDKSIIMVVEDSRDMAAYEKTKQYKGLYHILHGAISPMLGIGPSEIKIKELLHRLNNEDIKEIILATNSSVEGEATAMYISKLIKPLGVRITRIANGVPVGGDLEYIDEVTLSRALDGRIEL, encoded by the coding sequence ATGGACTATTTTGGAGGCACAATAACCAGATTAATAGAAGAGTTATCAAAATTACCAGGAATAGGTGTGAAAACAGCACAAAGATTGGCTTTTCATATTATTAATATGCCAATGGAACAAGCAGAAGATTTATCAAAAGCCATTATAGAAGGCAGAAGAAAAGTTAATTATTGTAGTGTTTGTCATACGCTAACAGATGAAAAGGTGTGTTCCATTTGTGGCAATGCCAATAGAGACAAAAGCATTATTATGGTAGTAGAAGATTCAAGAGATATGGCAGCGTATGAAAAAACAAAACAATACAAAGGCCTATATCACATACTACACGGTGCCATATCACCTATGTTAGGAATCGGTCCATCTGAAATCAAGATAAAAGAACTTCTACATCGCCTTAACAACGAAGACATAAAAGAAATAATCTTAGCAACCAATTCTTCAGTAGAAGGAGAAGCCACAGCTATGTACATTAGTAAGCTAATAAAGCCACTAGGGGTGCGTATAACAAGAATAGCCAACGGTGTGCCTGTAGGTGGCGACTTAGAATATATTGACGAAGTGACACTGTCAAGGGCGTTAGATGGAAGGATAGAATTATAA
- a CDS encoding 2-isopropylmalate synthase, translating to MKKIYVFDTTLRDGEQVPGAKLNLIEKVQIAKQLEKLNVDFMEVGFPSSSQGDFEAVKTIAKEVKNVAITGLGRAVKEDIDIIYDSLKDAENPLIHIVLGSSNIHMSKKFKKSPEQILQMGVDAVKYAKKYMPQVQYSLEDASRSDFEYIWQTIEGVVNAGATIVNVPDTVGFALPETFGEVIYKINDRLMNLNPEVLLSVHCHNDTGLGTANTLAAVRNGANKVECTINGIGERAGNTSLEEVVMGIQLHPDYYNGYTDINTKQIYETSRMVSGIMGLDVQVNKAITGENAFAHSSGIHQDGLLKSKDVYEIFEPETIGAPPMEIILTARSGKHAFEYVSKALGYKIPEEQLMPLHKKFLAMADEKKEIYYNDIINLLDKENVTKEKNIELWELLEFQMSINSNLPSATVKLKKGEEVVITSESGTGAVDALYSAIIKGVNLPIQLNDYRINSLSRGKESLGKATVEIRYNHKTYNGKAIEKDVMKASALALVNGINKMLLSN from the coding sequence ATGAAAAAGATTTATGTATTTGATACAACATTAAGAGATGGTGAACAGGTTCCAGGAGCAAAATTAAACTTAATAGAAAAAGTTCAAATAGCGAAACAACTTGAAAAATTAAATGTAGACTTTATGGAAGTTGGTTTTCCTTCTTCTTCTCAAGGGGATTTTGAAGCAGTAAAAACCATTGCAAAAGAAGTTAAAAATGTAGCCATTACAGGTTTAGGTAGGGCAGTAAAAGAAGATATAGACATTATATATGACAGTTTAAAAGATGCAGAAAATCCATTGATTCATATTGTCCTTGGGTCCTCTAATATTCATATGTCCAAGAAATTTAAAAAAAGTCCAGAACAAATTCTACAAATGGGTGTAGACGCAGTAAAATATGCCAAAAAATATATGCCACAAGTACAATACTCATTAGAAGATGCCAGTCGCTCTGATTTTGAATATATATGGCAAACCATAGAAGGGGTTGTAAATGCAGGTGCAACCATTGTTAATGTACCGGATACAGTGGGATTTGCACTACCTGAAACCTTTGGAGAAGTGATTTATAAAATAAACGATCGATTAATGAACTTAAATCCAGAAGTGTTACTAAGTGTTCATTGTCATAACGATACAGGCCTTGGAACAGCTAACACATTAGCAGCCGTTAGAAATGGTGCCAATAAAGTAGAATGTACCATCAATGGCATTGGCGAGCGAGCAGGAAACACATCATTAGAAGAAGTGGTTATGGGCATCCAATTACACCCAGACTATTATAACGGGTATACAGATATTAATACAAAACAAATATATGAAACCTCTAGAATGGTCAGTGGGATTATGGGGTTAGATGTACAAGTGAATAAAGCCATAACAGGAGAAAACGCATTTGCCCATTCATCAGGTATCCATCAAGATGGTTTGCTAAAATCAAAAGACGTATATGAAATCTTTGAGCCAGAAACCATAGGCGCGCCACCAATGGAGATTATCTTAACAGCTCGATCAGGTAAACATGCATTTGAATATGTGTCCAAAGCATTAGGCTATAAAATACCAGAAGAACAATTGATGCCATTACACAAAAAATTTCTAGCCATGGCAGATGAGAAAAAAGAAATTTACTACAATGATATTATTAATCTATTAGACAAAGAAAACGTTACAAAAGAAAAAAATATAGAACTTTGGGAACTTCTAGAATTTCAAATGTCTATTAACAGTAACTTGCCATCGGCCACAGTTAAACTGAAAAAAGGTGAAGAAGTCGTCATAACCAGTGAAAGTGGAACAGGAGCTGTAGACGCACTATACAGTGCAATTATAAAAGGTGTCAATTTACCAATACAATTAAATGACTATCGAATTAATAGCCTAAGTAGGGGTAAGGAAAGTTTAGGCAAAGCCACAGTAGAAATTAGATATAACCATAAGACCTATAACGGTAAAGCCATAGAAAAAGACGTCATGAAAGCCAGTGCGTTAGCGTTAGTTAATGGAATAAACAAAATGTTATTGAGCAATTAA
- a CDS encoding methyl-accepting chemotaxis protein, whose translation MKSIKGKLTLITTLILIFSILSISIFSLMQFTSVARSVSRSIIEDNLQSNIAVMNRYIEYEFGSLNLENNTFVNDQGEAIRDPQDFIETFIEDINAIGTLFIKEDNDFKRIATNLRDTNNALVLDTYLGQDHPGYERITNGENYLGEATLFERNYYTIYTPIINNGEAIGIMFIGIPIDEIFHFIGQNVERNQNTIVGIGSIVLTMSILLMYQYSRKLSNKIKYLTNHSKEIARGKLNKTIEERYLKGRDELSQLAHSYQETQKNLSNLINKIQESSSNVSDYTANVNDITEQISASTDEVAQTMERIASTTQEQSIDTQKASESVIELGYSIEKSGIAMKKLTRVSQSIDTRTQTGTQIINDLSNKTNANEKAINTIFETIEQTNESSKKIGEVTKVISSIADQTNLLALNATIEAARAGEHGKGFAVVASEIRQLAEESTKSTEAIQEMINNLQSNVNTSVESIDQVKDILMSQVDSVKDTQKIYVKINSAISAAIKIIKTLDESGLQMEDNKNKITEVIGNLSATAQENAAGTQETSASVEELSATMAEINKTSEQLTEMVVELNDMAKTFEV comes from the coding sequence ATGAAAAGTATAAAAGGTAAATTAACACTGATAACAACACTTATATTAATCTTTAGTATTTTGAGCATCAGTATATTTTCATTGATGCAGTTTACAAGTGTTGCACGAAGCGTGTCTCGTAGCATTATTGAAGATAACTTACAATCCAATATAGCTGTTATGAACAGATATATAGAATATGAATTTGGTTCTTTGAATTTAGAAAATAATACATTTGTTAATGACCAAGGAGAGGCAATTCGTGATCCTCAAGACTTTATTGAAACATTTATAGAAGATATTAATGCAATAGGAACGCTTTTTATAAAAGAAGACAATGACTTTAAACGTATTGCCACCAATCTTAGAGACACCAACAATGCATTGGTACTAGATACGTATTTAGGACAAGATCATCCGGGTTATGAGCGGATTACAAATGGAGAAAATTATCTAGGAGAAGCAACATTGTTTGAAAGAAATTATTATACAATATATACACCAATCATAAATAATGGTGAAGCCATAGGAATAATGTTTATTGGCATACCCATAGATGAAATTTTTCATTTTATTGGACAAAATGTTGAACGTAATCAAAATACCATCGTGGGTATTGGCTCTATTGTATTAACAATGAGTATCTTGCTAATGTATCAATACAGTAGAAAATTATCTAATAAAATAAAATATCTAACCAATCACTCCAAAGAGATTGCGAGAGGAAAGTTAAATAAAACAATAGAAGAACGCTATTTAAAAGGTAGAGATGAATTAAGTCAGTTAGCACATTCTTATCAAGAAACGCAAAAAAACTTATCTAACTTAATAAACAAAATACAAGAGTCGTCTTCAAACGTTTCAGATTACACCGCTAATGTGAATGATATTACGGAGCAGATATCTGCTTCAACAGATGAAGTGGCTCAAACTATGGAAAGAATAGCATCCACGACACAAGAACAATCAATTGATACTCAAAAAGCATCAGAAAGTGTCATAGAATTAGGCTATAGTATTGAAAAAAGTGGGATAGCTATGAAAAAATTGACTCGGGTTTCTCAATCAATAGACACAAGAACCCAAACAGGAACTCAGATTATTAATGACTTATCCAATAAAACCAATGCCAATGAAAAAGCAATTAATACAATATTTGAAACCATTGAACAAACCAACGAAAGTTCTAAAAAAATAGGTGAGGTGACTAAAGTTATTTCTTCTATTGCAGATCAGACAAATTTACTGGCTTTAAATGCGACCATTGAAGCAGCAAGAGCAGGTGAACATGGTAAAGGTTTTGCAGTAGTGGCGTCTGAGATTAGACAATTGGCAGAAGAGTCAACAAAATCCACAGAAGCCATTCAAGAAATGATAAATAATTTACAGTCTAATGTGAATACGTCAGTAGAATCAATCGATCAGGTCAAAGATATATTGATGTCACAAGTAGATAGCGTTAAGGATACTCAAAAAATATACGTTAAAATTAATAGCGCCATTTCTGCGGCAATTAAAATTATTAAAACATTAGACGAATCAGGTTTACAAATGGAAGATAACAAAAATAAAATAACAGAGGTTATTGGTAATTTATCAGCAACAGCACAAGAAAATGCTGCAGGTACTCAGGAAACATCTGCATCAGTAGAAGAATTATCAGCAACAATGGCAGAAATCAATAAAACCAGTGAACAACTAACAGAAATGGTGGTAGAACTTAATGATATGGCAAAAACATTTGAAGTATAA
- a CDS encoding TRAP transporter large permease: MAMFIMLILLIVLAVIGVPLAFSIGASALIYMQTNVPHLIPMLPQRVWGGVFSFVMIAMPLFIFAGELMNTGGITKRIINLCMYLVKPFRGGLGEVNIVSSMLFGGISGSSVADTSAIGSVMIPSMEENGYPSKFAAGVTVASSTMGMIIPPSVPMIVYAMVSGASVGNLFIAGLIPGLMIGISQLFLVFFISRKKGYHPPKTPFVLIDFLKAILSGVPALAMPVIIVVFVSFGVTTASESAGVAVFYALLVGFFVYRELTIQKVIKALKKTFIASSSIMIIIGFTTIFTWLLTMANIPTVVASFFLALDMPLWGYVILFDIIILLLGTFIDVTPAILLLSPILLPVMQSVGVSELQFGAMMITGLGIGLVTPPVGMCLNACTKINRMPILQIFKGALPFIICNIVVLVLISLVPALTTWLPSVLSY, from the coding sequence ATGGCTATGTTTATTATGCTTATATTGCTGATTGTATTAGCTGTCATTGGTGTACCCTTAGCTTTTTCAATAGGGGCTTCTGCTTTAATCTATATGCAAACCAATGTGCCACATTTAATTCCAATGTTGCCTCAAAGGGTTTGGGGTGGCGTTTTTAGTTTTGTTATGATTGCGATGCCATTATTTATTTTTGCTGGAGAATTAATGAATACAGGTGGTATTACAAAAAGAATTATTAATCTATGTATGTACTTAGTTAAGCCTTTTAGAGGTGGTTTAGGTGAAGTAAATATTGTCTCTAGTATGCTATTTGGCGGTATTTCCGGTTCCTCTGTTGCTGATACATCTGCCATTGGCTCTGTTATGATTCCTTCTATGGAGGAAAATGGATATCCTTCAAAATTTGCAGCTGGTGTTACCGTTGCATCTTCTACAATGGGAATGATTATTCCACCTAGTGTGCCAATGATTGTTTATGCAATGGTTTCTGGCGCTTCTGTAGGTAATTTATTTATTGCTGGATTAATTCCAGGGCTTATGATTGGTATTAGTCAGTTGTTTTTAGTTTTTTTCATTTCTAGAAAAAAAGGGTATCACCCACCTAAAACACCTTTTGTCCTAATAGACTTTTTAAAAGCCATTTTAAGCGGTGTTCCTGCATTGGCTATGCCAGTTATTATTGTTGTCTTTGTTTCTTTTGGCGTAACGACTGCTAGTGAGTCTGCTGGTGTTGCTGTTTTTTATGCCTTACTTGTAGGCTTCTTTGTTTATAGAGAACTGACCATACAAAAAGTCATTAAAGCGCTAAAGAAGACTTTTATTGCGTCTAGTTCTATTATGATTATTATTGGGTTTACAACGATTTTTACTTGGCTTTTAACAATGGCTAATATTCCAACTGTGGTAGCTTCCTTCTTCCTAGCTTTGGATATGCCACTTTGGGGTTACGTTATTTTATTTGACATCATTATCTTGTTACTGGGTACTTTTATTGATGTAACACCTGCTATATTATTATTATCACCTATATTATTACCGGTTATGCAAAGCGTAGGCGTAAGCGAATTACAGTTTGGGGCGATGATGATTACAGGTCTTGGTATTGGATTGGTTACACCACCAGTGGGTATGTGTCTTAATGCTTGTACTAAAATCAATCGAATGCCCATACTTCAAATCTTTAAAGGCGCTTTACCTTTTATAATCTGTAATATTGTTGTATTGGTGTTAATTAGTTTGGTCCCCGCTTTAACAACTTGGTTACCTAGTGTCCTTAGTTACTAA
- a CDS encoding TRAP transporter small permease: protein MITIKAINRLGKWMYKIYMGIGIFAVAFLATCVISSVIMRYFFGLSYAALEEFMTTLFAFTTFWGIGICIIEDEHIVIDSFYDFFPPLIKKWVTFFNYLIVLFVDWIIIKYGLSYTLQYGKHLSMGMRIPTYWMYGIIPLGASIAFVCIIIKLIRIARAPLSDYEKKIVLK from the coding sequence GTGATTACTATAAAAGCGATTAATCGGTTAGGTAAATGGATGTATAAGATTTATATGGGTATTGGGATTTTTGCAGTAGCTTTTTTAGCGACTTGTGTCATTTCTTCAGTTATTATGAGGTATTTTTTCGGACTATCTTACGCAGCCTTAGAAGAATTTATGACGACTTTATTTGCATTTACGACATTTTGGGGAATAGGCATTTGTATTATTGAAGATGAACATATTGTCATTGATAGTTTTTATGATTTTTTTCCACCTCTCATTAAAAAATGGGTTACATTTTTCAATTATCTTATTGTTCTATTTGTTGATTGGATTATTATTAAGTACGGATTATCTTACACCCTTCAATATGGAAAGCATTTATCTATGGGTATGAGAATTCCTACTTATTGGATGTATGGCATTATTCCTTTAGGTGCTTCTATTGCATTTGTATGTATTATTATAAAATTAATACGTATTGCTCGTGCACCTCTAAGTGATTATGAGAAAAAAATTGTACTTAAATAA